In Citrus sinensis cultivar Valencia sweet orange chromosome 3, DVS_A1.0, whole genome shotgun sequence, the sequence CATGTTCCACCTCTCGACTTGGTGGGAGCTTCTTCGGGAGCTTCGGAGGTATGACGTCCTTGAACTCATTGAGGACGGCTTGAATGAGTGGAGGAGGTTGGCTTGACAAGTCTTCTCGACCTTCTTCATTACTCACCTCCCGAATGGAAACCAAGAAGCTAGGGTCCTTCCGAAAAGCCTTTTTGAACTGCATGGCGGAGAGCGCCTTGTCCGCGGTCTTCGAGCGCTCGGCTGGAACCATGCACGCCATACTCCATATTCCCATCGAGGATGCTTAGGGAGTTCGTGGCCGGCAGTGGAAACGCATGGACTCGGTCGAAGAACTCCATGCCGAGGACCATCTTGAAGTTGTCCATGGGCACGATCGAGAAGTCGAGCTTTCCGCTCCACGTTCCAAGAATAACGCGCACTCCTTGTGCGGTGCCCGCAATGGGCTTGGCGGGTGAGTTTACCGCCTTCATTGTGCCTCCGTCCTTTGTCACCTTTAGGCCTAGGCGCTTAGCCTCTTTTTCTGAGATGAAGTTGTGGGTGGCTCCGGTGTCGAGCAATGCCCGAACAGCTTGCCCATTAACTGTGGCGTTCACATACATGAGCCATTTTCTCGTGGCTGTGGGCGGATGGCTTTCAAGCGCTCCAAGGCGTTTGAGGAAACCCACTCTAGGTTGGGGTTCTTCCGGTGTTGATGGAGAGTCGCCCTTGAGCTGAGCGGCGAGGGTGCTAAGCGACTTTTTCTCTGGACAGTCACGCACCCAGTGAGGGCCATTGCAAATGAAACATGGGCTTCGAGGCTTTGGCGGCTGCTGTTTTTCTGTCTTGCCTTGCCCGCTCTTGCCGCTTAGAGGCTTTTTCTGTCTCCATTCCTTGCGGTTGCGGCCCTTGTCCTTTCGGCCCTCTCCCCCACCTTTGCCGTGGCTAGGCCTCTTGTCTTTGGGCTGGGCGGAGTAATCGGAGAGTGATTCCGCAATGGTAATGGCATCGTCGAGAGTTTGCACGCCACACCTATCAAGCTCCGTCTTCGCCCAATCTTTAAGGCCGTCTTGAAAGTAGAAGAGAGAGTCCTTATCGGACATGTCGGAAATCTCAAGCATAAGGGTGGTGAAGTCGTTGATGTAATCGCAGACGCTACCCATTTGCTTGAGCCGACGTAACGCGCTCGTGCTTCCTTCTCCGCATTGCTTAGGGCAAAATGCTTGCGAAGTTCCTGCTGAAATTCGGCCCATGTGCTGATGGCGCAAATGCCCTTGCCCATCTCACCGTGTTTCCGCTGCCACCATAGTTGCGCGGAGCCTCAGAGGAATGTAGGCGCGGTGCCTACCTTTGACGTATCATCTTGGACACCCATCGCGTCGAAATATTGTTCTAGCCCAAACAGAAAGTTATCCACCACAATGGCGTTGCGTGCACCATCATAAGTATCGGGCTTGGGCACGTCAATGCGGCGCGCATCACTCGAGCTTGCGGGAACCGCAGCTGGGCTAGGCGTGAGTGTGCGCTTGTGCCAAGCCCAATCCGAGCGGACCTCGTCAACCTCCGCACGGACTGCACGCAACTCATTTTGCACAAAGGTACGCAAATTGAGCAGCTCGTCATGGAACGCTCGAAACTCCCCTCGGAGAGAGTCGGCTTGGTCTTGCATAAGGGCTTTGGTGGCTACTGTGAATTCGCCATATTCACCCTCAAGGCCATCGACTCGCTCCTCTAATGTATCAAGGGTGTCTTGGACAGCGGCCATTGACATTTCGAGCGTGGCAACACGAGGTTCCAATGCATCCATAGAAGGGGCTTTGGACTTACCTCGGGACTTTGGCTGTCCGCGTCCTCCCTCCTCGCGGCCACGAGCTTGCTCCTGTACTTCCACACCGAGTGCGCCATCTTGCAATTTGCTGGAAGGATTGGCCATCATCTATGAGCTAGTTTGCGTGTGGGTGCAAACcgtagctctgataccacttgtcacGGGGTGATAGTTTTGCGCAGCAAGTTCCCGTGCGGCACTTGAGCGACCTTAGCGTGTGAGTCGCCAAGTAAGCCTAGATTACTCCCTAAACAAGCCAAGCACACACACTTGGAGAAAATATTAAGGGTAGTAAGAGTGGAATGGCCAAAGATGATTGTATTACACTTTGAATAATTACAAGAGTGTTTGTACAAGAGAGCTTGAGAGCTAGTGTGCTAAGTGTGTTGTGTGGGTGTGTTGGTGGTTGTGTGAATGATGGTTGCTCacccatatttataggggGTGTGGAATGCCTAAttctagagaattctattacAAGTGGCAAAACACTAAGGGACCCAAGTGGTGAGTCCTAGAAAGTTCTAGTGAATGGATAATATGTAGAGAGTTCTAGACCTTTGGGCCTTGGTGGACTTTGGGCCTTGGTGGGGGTTTTGCTAAGTGCACCCCAGCTAGTTAGTTGTCTTGGTGGTTCAAATTCTAAGTTAACCCCCACTTCTAAGTGTATCCACCTTGAGTGCCAAGCGAGCCCATGACATGATGCCTGATAGTGATGGCATACCCAATAGAGAATGAAATCATCAGTTTCTGACTTGTGCATTTATCAGAACGCATGTGACTGAGCCCATTAACTTTAGTATCGGCCCATGTTGTTGGGCCTAGAACCAGCCCAATCATCTCGATAATTCATTCCGCAATACTACCGCGAGGAGGACACGACATTTCGTACACAGCGAAGAAAGGGTGGGCTCTGATGAGACTGGGAGTGGATATTTGTCAAAAATCAAATGTCATAGTGGTTGGTTGGCGATGATCGTGGCGGAGTGGTTGCGCTTCGCACCCCACCCGGCGCATTCTAGCCTCATTCCCTCTCCCACTCAGTCGTTGCGCTTGGCGCCCCCACCCATCCTTTTTACTCGAAATAATGATAACGACAACAACCACGCAAAtcacctcctcctcctcctcctcttctTCTCCAACTCCTTACTTTGCGCACCACACCCTCCTACCATGCCAACCCCTTCGACTAAGCGGGTCCCACCGCCTTGCTGGACCACCGACGAAACCCTAGCCCTCATCAACGCCTACGGTGCCAGGTGGCTCTCTCTCAATCGTGGCAACCTCCGCACCTCCGACTGGGATGCCGTCTCCTCCGCCGTCTCCGAATCCACCCCCGGGGCTTCTAAGTCCTCCATTCAGTGCCGTCATAAGATCGAGAAACTGCGGAAACGGTATCGTTCCGAGAAACAGCGCTCTCTGTCGTTTCCAGGTCGATTTGTTTCTTCTTGGGACCTTTTTCCTTTATTGGATTCTATGAATTTTGGGTCCTCGTCTGCCCCCGGGCTTGGTAATCAGAGTCGTGAACTTGTTGATCAGAAAGTTGTGGATGTTACTGAGTTTCGAGTAAAAACTAGGAATGATAAGAGTTTAATGAGTAAATATGGGAATATTGACGTTGATTTCAATCCAGATTTTGCTTTAAGAAGTGGGTTAATGGGGAATTACGAGAATATTGATTTTGGTGACGATTTTGGAGGTTTAGATTCTAGGGCAAAGGATTATTTGAAGGTTAATGGTGATTTTGGAGTTGGGTTTGGCATGAAAATGGGAGTTGATGATACATATTTTGTAACGCCTCAAGGGTTTCGATTGAAGAGTTATGAGAATATTGATGATGGAAAATCATGTCCTAGACTTGATTTTAATCATGGTGTTGATGGGTTTCCTGTGAGAACCTTTGGTGATAGGATTTCTGTGCCACCACCGGGGTTTAAGGCAGAGAATTTTGTCAGTGTTGAGGCGAATTTTAAACCTAATGCATACTATGATGACCATGCTGATTATGTGGTTGCTAAAGGTAGTGGAAGTGAGTTTTATGCTAAATCCCTTGGTGATGGCGATTTTGTGCCGGTGGGAACTAGATTGAAGAATTATGGGAGGGTCAATGGAAATTGGAATGCTACTGTTGATCTTCGGGGTATGAATGTGCATGATTCTTCTTCAAGATTGAGGTTTGGGAAGAAGAATGGTGATGGTGGGGTTAAGAGAGATTTGGATCCTTTTGAGGAGTTGGTTTCATCAATTACATTGTTAACAGAAAAGTTTGTTAAGGtggagaagatgaagatggaaATGGCAAGGGAGACTCAGAAAATGCGAATGGAGATGGAGAAAAAGCATAACCAGATGATATTGGAGTCACAGCGACATATTTTCGATTCTTTTGTGTCGGGGCTACTGGAGAacaagaggaagaagaaggtGAAGGTTTATGGAGCGTCGCCTAAAACAACTTGAAAAGGAGACAAGGTTTAGAGAGTTGATACTCGAATTATAGCATCAGATTGTGGATAAATGGAAGGTAGCTGAGACAGTGCGGTAACAATAGTTCTTTTTGAAGTTTGGAATTAAGATGCTATGGAAGTTGCATTAGTTAGAGATTACATTCCTTTCCTAACTTTACAATAGGATGATGTTTTCTGGAGGTGGGATTTTTTGTATCTTGGCAGACGGTTTGGTCAGCTGATTTTGATCTTTATGCTGGCCGTTCATGTGAGTCTGTCAATTCTCACTCTCTTCCCTTTTTCTGACTTgaatctttttcaaaaaattaatatacatcAACTGGATTACAAAAcgaaattcatatttttttgcCTGTACTCTTTGTGTATGCAAGATTGGGTTAGTTTCATCTTGGATTTGCAAAACTTAAAACAACCGTTCGGAAGTTATCCTTTTGGATAATGGATTTAAAGTTTTGCTAGCTGGATAGTGGAATCATTGGAAGATTgcgtaaatttaaaattttaagcttCTACATACATCTAATTTGAAAGTCCGTTGGAGTTTATGGATATCAGAAAATAGGGTCTTCATTTCTAGGGGATTGCGAATCCGGAATGATTTGGATTTGAAACTTGGTcgttttttcttctaatttggTCCCAAAAGAATGTATCAAGTTCGTTGATTTGTATTTGAACTAGATTGAGAGAGCATCCTGATGCTGAAATGCTGTCAAATACtgtttttgaagatttgttGATGACTACTTGTATCGTAGAACAGTGGAGTATTATAGTTCTCAATCCAAAATTTTTGAGGTTTAAGCTCActtaattcaatattatagAAACTTAAGTTGGAGGAAAAGATTTTTATTGTGAAGTTgacataatttgattttttttaagggtaaattttatcataccTCTTATTagattgatatattttaatttatcctccAAAAAGatgtttaaaaacttaaacTTAGTCTCTAAATTCTGAGAAATTTAACTATTGACTAACGTTGGCTAACGAAAGTACGATAATACCTGTTAATTATAGAATATATTGCCTGTTGTATTTATATTGGAGAGATAAATGATCCTTTATACCCTTACTgtttctaaaataaaactaattcaaattttatgtgCACACTAACAAAAATCACCCTCTAATCtcttttttagaaaataaaacaaaatcacaataataatatttcaaaaaacaaGAATATTACATGTTAACCCAACAAAAACTACCCAAAAACCTccttctacacacaattacaaagaaaatctcaCCCTAATCTATGAAGATTCTCaagtttaaacaaaaatataaaacaaaatctcaacaataatatttcataaaacaaGAATATTGCATGTTAACCCAACAAAAAACTACCTGAAAACCTccttctacacacaattacaaagaaaatctcaCCCTTAATCTATGAAGATTTTCaagtttaaacaaaaattataaattttgaaataaaaataaataaatttataaataagggaaaagtttttctctctcttcttctttcttcttcatcttcctctctgttcatttttttctttcctctttcACACACTTAGCAACTCCACAACTACTTTTAAATCCAAATCAGTGCTCATTGCATAGCAAAGCCCATGACCGCGCAAGGAATTCCAAGGGAGCCCATGGCCGCACGCGGCCATGCCAAGCAAACCTATGGCCGCGCACGGCTAAGCCAAGCAAGTATTTCTCCGTTAACCCCAACCAAAAACCACCCAAATTCCTCTCACCAAACACAAGGTTTTGGCTGTGATTGGCTACCATTGGGGATGTTGTTTGCTCAAATGTGCTTGTTGGAGTCGAATGAATTAAATGGCAGGTTGAATTGACAGCAGTTATGGCTAGCTTGGTGGCAGCGAATGGGTGGTGGAGCTCCTGATTTGGAGGATTTGAGTGACGTTGCCGTGGCAAATCAAGGTAGAAGAAGGTTGGGCTTTGGCCAGCTATTGCTAGCGAGTTGTCTGATGGCGGCAAGGACTGTGGAATTGCTGTGGTGGGAGACGGGAGTGGTAACGGCGTGATGGCtactgtttttgaaaaaaaatttggctttTTGTCCAAATTAATTGGCTTCTTTTGTACCGCTGCTTATTCATTCCCCATTGCCTTTAAGAACATCATTGCAGTTTATTCTCCACATTCAATCAAAtgttaaatagaaaaaaaaagaaaaaaaaaaaagaagaaacaaaggCAAATCATTGTTAGGTTTTGGAAGAGAAACAAAGACGCCTACCGTCCCAAGTTTTCAATAAAAGGGGAAGAAAGCAatatataaaaagtaaaatgggGGTGTGAGGAGGAGAGTCACACAGAATGCAACGGAATGAAATTACGGGGCCACCGGGGAGACTTTCTTTTTGACAATGGCTGTTGTAGCAAAGTACCATAAAAAACATGTAATGCCCCCATCACCATCAGATCTTTCTAGGTCAATTCAGTAGATTGATCCCATGCctatcttttattaattattaaaaagatctagcaacaaacaaatttcttcAACAGACTGAATTTAATTTGTGGATCTTGTTTAAACAGGCCTACAATACAAGGTGTATATATACCTTCTTTCACTTGTGAATGTGAATATTTACCTTCAGCGCTCAAGTACTGGACAGACACTCTGAGGTCATCTTCCCAATGTTTATTGCTCAAATCAATGGAGCAATCATGCCTTCATTGTACAGAGTGAAATCTTTTTCCGCTCTCTCTAGAGGATGGTGACAACTTGCCCATTTTGGATGAGCTAGTAAGTGACAAAAAATGAGAACTGAACTTGCATTTTGCCAAGAGATTCAACACTGTAATCATCATTACACGCTATGGCCCGAAACGATCTCAGTCATCCAGGCACCACGCCTAATTATAGAGGATATTCTTCACATCTTGCTCAATTTTcaaacattataatttaaccATGACACATGGACGGAAATGAAAAGGTGCCACAGAAAGTAAAAGGGACTAAGGCTCGGTTTGGGATTATAGTGTCACAGCTGCTGCGAAATGTTTgcaatcattttattaaaagttcGTTAGTAAgagtattatatatatatatatatatattattgaataattgtaagataaaattagttttgttTTCGAAGCAAGTTAAaagtatttatcaaataatacaGTTTTGATTTGGaagttttatttgatgaaccttatataaatatataaggttttatttgatatttaggtattgtaacttaaaagatatagttgttataaaaaaaaaagattataacaataaaacaaaagtttataGTGTGtcgtaaatataatttttacatcatcattttgccaaaaatgataaaaatattatagaattttcacatataattaacttaattgtcAAACCGCAATACCAAGTGTTTATCAAACAATTCAATACtcttaacttttaagttacaaatATCGAACTGCAATgttaaatataactaaatataGAACTCTGCCACTCTCTTTAGTTTTTTCGTTAATGTTTCATCTTTCTATTATTTTGGCCTTACTTTCATCTAATTATTTGCATTTCTATTTGATGGGAAATCATATTTTTACTTACGAGGATTCCGTGAAACTTACATTGTAACAACCCCAAAAACCTACATGGTTGcttacaaattaatataaaaagaaagactGCATATAAAACATACATCttcatttcttattattaaagcATTTGGATATCTAGCTTACTTTGTTGGACTGATGGATTTGGCACTTCTTCAACACCCCCCTTCATTTCTTCAGCTTCATAAGTTGAGTGAACACCATAGAGCACATAAAACAAAGTTATCAAACATGTCCACATAGCAAATCTTTGGTAGGAGAGTAGCTTTAGTGTTGTCATAAGAAAGACGTTTAGGAAAATTGATATAGCTGCCGGCCATGGCATGAATGGCACTGACCATCCAGTTGGGTGGCTTACACGAGACATAGAGTAATGGAAGAAGGCCGTGACAATGAGCATTAACCCACCGAATAGCGGCAAGCCCCAAAGTTGTTGCTGAATTTTCAATGATAGAGAGAAGCAAATAGCACAAAATGAGAGAAGGAAGAGGAACAAGAGAGTGTGTGAAGGAGGGTTGTTGCTGATCATCACGTATCGACGGTAGATGAGAGCATTGGCAACTAAATAGAACACCAAGAGTGTGCTGATGGAGATCATTTCAAGCACTATGTTGAGTTCAGTGAAGAGTGCAATTGATGCTGTGCATAGCCCTAATAGTatcagaaacaaaaattttttaagcaaTTTTTTAAGCACTTCATCGAGAGCCACTTAAGCACCTTCTATGTTCTTAGATAGTGATCATAAGGAAGCTGCATCACTTACCCAAGAAGAGAGTTGCGTTCAATGGAGTTCCGGTTGAAGGATGCACCTTGGCTAGCCAGGTTGGTACAAGCCTGGCCCTTCCAATGACACAAAGATACCTAGCTTGGCCTAACATGGCAACCAAGAGTGAAGCAACAATTCCCAAGCTTGCTCCAGCTCCAACAACGTTGCTCGCCCACGCCCAACCGATGTTTCGGAAAGCCATTGAAAATGATGCGTCTTTCAGTATCTATAATCATTCCAAGAACGCCTTATTACATATTAAGATTTCGAGATTATACATAATTTCTGCTtcatctaattaatttagctTTACTAACCTTATTGTATGGTACCATGAGACACAAAGACAAGGCCATGAGGGAATATAGCAAGGAGACAATGAGAACAGAACCAACGATGCCCAAAGGCAAGCTCTTGGAAGGATTTTGGATCTCTTCTGCCAAGGTTGAAACTGAGTCATAGCCGATATAGCTGAAATACACAGTAGCTGCTCCATCAACAATGCCTTTAACACCAAAAGGAGCTAGCCCTCCTGGCTTTACCAAGTTTTGTACACTCCCATTGCAGAAACCAGCAATTATGATGAACCCAAAGAAAACCACATGAAAGATTGTCATTATTAGGTTCAGTATTGAGCTTTCCTTTGTGCTGCAATCCCAAAAAGAAACTTCAATCACTTCCAAAATCTACAGTCaccaaactaattaaataaccCATCACTTGATGATAGTTCAATAACAttaaacaaaagttacatAACCAATATTAGCtctataatattaaaaatatctcatGGGACGAAGCAAGAGGTTTAGAAGAGATCAAACCCGTGACATAGACAAAGAGTGAGAAGCAGAACAAGCGCGACGGCCGGAAAATCCAACATATTGTAACCCTTAAAAAGGCCATCTACTTCTACTCTCCATGAGTTTGGATCATTTTCACCAACAGCATGGCACAAGTAGTCAGTGAAACTTCTTGCAACGGCAGCGTTTGATAATACATACTCCATCAGTATGTTAGCCCCAGCAAAATACCCCACAAACTCTCCTGCAATATTATGGTCTCAAATTCCATGAGCACTCCgagaattgaaatttttgagttaaagaacaaaatgtacaatatattttttctctgCATACCAAAAGTGACTCTTAGGTAACTGAAGGCGCCTCCGGCGACGGGAATCTGTACTGAAAATTCAGTGTAGCATAAAGAGGAAAGAAGAGCTGATATGCCGGCAATGATGTATGATATGAAGACTGAAGGGCCAGAGATTTGAAGGGCAACAGGCCCAGTGGTGACAAAGACACCAACACCAAGCATGCCACCAACACCAAGAGCTACCAAATCATACCACATGAGTTTCCTTTTCATGTCTGCTCCAGACCTTAACCTCACTCGGTTAAGCTCTTGGTCTGGTGTCCATGTTGCAAGCATTCTCTTTCTAAGCCTGTGAGGAGTTTGAGTGAGAGATTGCAGATATTTTGTAAAGAAAATGTTGGTGGCTATTGGAGATTGATCAACATTGGTTGCCATGTTagttttggtttggtttgctTTGCTTTCCATGAGAAGGTTGAGGTAAGGGTTTAAATATGCATTTGGGGAGAGAGTGTGAGAGAGGATATATCATCATTAGATTCTTTTTTCCTAAAGGTTGATGGGGAACCAAAAAATAATGTCCTTATCTCCAGTGAAGTGACAATATGACCCTTTTGTATCACACACATTTGCACAACTTTTGAGTACCCCAAGACCCTAAATTCTGTTTAGAGAGAATAGCATGCAGAAAAAGGTAGAAGAAAAGGCCCAACCATTTTGTAAGAGGAATCACTGTGTGAGGAGGAAGCTGTTTGACCTGATCATCTTTTggaatttttcttcttcacctTTGAAAAGATGTGACAAGCATCCATACTTTCATAAAGCAATAACTAAagatttctttcatttaacTCAAGAAATAATTGGACTTATTGATTCCTCAACAAGAATATTAATCTCAGTTGCAGTTCCAACAATTGCATTGCCTGCTTCCACAAATTATCAGAAGTTTGTATCCCACGACAGGTTGTATGTATAGAAGACCATTTACCTCATACACGGTTAACTCAAGAACGATGCTCAAGTTGGTGGCTACAATTTGTTTTTCCTAGTTGAATTTAAGAAATGGGAGCTTGTCAAGTTCCTTAATACTATTGTGTTGAGGTAACATAAAAGTGGCTGCTTCAATGTCTGCTTTTGCAACCTACTAAGAGTATATTAAGCCGCTGATTTTTGTTGCTACAACTGCAATAATTTACGCAAAACTTCTTGCTTTCTTTATGTTAGGCTTGTGTGAAAGTGCATTTGGAAGTGAGCCAAACTCGCTTCTGAATTCTGATGCATtagctttttcttttgctttttataCTCGTTTAGTTTTACTGATTTTCAAGTTTCTTAtctgataataaaatttcaagattCTCCGTGGGGTTAATTAATCTAACTTATGCGGTAAAGTGGATGGTTTTGACATTTCCCTCCGGAATCAAATCAATTGGATGATACAATTGGTAATTAGAGtattctaattaaataattcacTAAGCATCTCGAATATTTATCGTTCGCCGACATCTCTTAATTAAGTTATCAAGATTAATTTGACCGTGCCTGCGTTACTTGAATGTACCAATTTTTGGTCGAGTAACTCATAATTCTTTCGGGTATATACTTTAGTAGTTTCTACTTAAAGatctgagaaaaaaaaagaaagaaaagattttgCATTGATCAATCTTCGATTGGTCTACATTTTGAGATTGATATATATGTCTTTTCAATAAAGCAGCTCTTCTTATCTTGAAATAGTTGGGATTCAAATTGCCATACAAACCCAATGAAAATCTTTGTtcaagatattatttatttttacaagcATCCCAATAGCTTTATGTAACTTTCAATGAAAAAAAGGATGAGAATCAGTAGCGGTTAACAGTTAGATATGtttaaagttgaaaatatATAGAGAAACAACAAGTGGAGAGGTGGTGCTGCTCCATTGATTACCACCATATCTTGCTATAGTGCCCTATCACTTCTTAGtttatatttctctttttagcaTCAATATATGATCAAGTCaaaagctctctctctctggcATGAGCTCAA encodes:
- the LOC102614253 gene encoding cationic amino acid transporter 6, chloroplastic-like; this encodes MESKANQTKTNMATNVDQSPIATNIFFTKYLQSLTQTPHRLRKRMLATWTPDQELNRVRLRSGADMKRKLMWYDLVALGVGGMLGVGVFVTTGPVALQISGPSVFISYIIAGISALLSSLCYTEFSVQIPVAGGAFSYLRVTFGEFVGYFAGANILMEYVLSNAAVARSFTDYLCHAVGENDPNSWRVEVDGLFKGYNMLDFPAVALVLLLTLCLCHGTKESSILNLIMTIFHVVFFGFIIIAGFCNGSVQNLVKPGGLAPFGVKGIVDGAATVYFSYIGYDSVSTLAEEIQNPSKSLPLGIVGSVLIVSLLYSLMALSLCLMVPYNKILKDASFSMAFRNIGWAWASNVVGAGASLGIVASLLVAMLGQARYLCVIGRARLVPTWLAKVHPSTGTPLNATLFLGLCTASIALFTELNIVLEMISISTLLVFYLVANALIYRRYVMISNNPPSHTLLFLFLLSFCAICFSLSLKIQQQLWGLPLFGGLMLIVTAFFHYSMSRVSHPTGWSVPFMPWPAAISIFLNVFLMTTLKLLSYQRFAMWTCLITLFYVLYGVHSTYEAEEMKGGVEEVPNPSVQQSKLDIQML
- the LOC102624499 gene encoding uncharacterized protein LOC102624499, with amino-acid sequence MIVAEWLRFAPHPAHSSLIPSPTQSLRLAPPPILFTRNNDNDNNHANHLLLLLLFFSNSLLCAPHPPTMPTPSTKRVPPPCWTTDETLALINAYGARWLSLNRGNLRTSDWDAVSSAVSESTPGASKSSIQCRHKIEKLRKRYRSEKQRSLSFPGRFVSSWDLFPLLDSMNFGSSSAPGLGNQSRELVDQKVVDVTEFRVKTRNDKSLMSKYGNIDVDFNPDFALRSGLMGNYENIDFGDDFGGLDSRAKDYLKVNGDFGVGFGMKMGVDDTYFVTPQGFRLKSYENIDDGKSCPRLDFNHGVDGFPVRTFGDRISVPPPGFKAENFVSVEANFKPNAYYDDHADYVVAKGSGSEFYAKSLGDGDFVPVGTRLKNYGRVNGNWNATVDLRGMNVHDSSSRLRFGKKNGDGGVKRDLDPFEELVSSITLLTEKFVKVEKMKMEMARETQKMRMEMEKKHNQMILESQRHIFDSFVSGLLENKRKKKVKVYGASPKTT